The following proteins come from a genomic window of Lycium ferocissimum isolate CSIRO_LF1 chromosome 4, AGI_CSIRO_Lferr_CH_V1, whole genome shotgun sequence:
- the LOC132051602 gene encoding peptide-N4-(N-acetyl-beta-glucosaminyl)asparagine amidase A-like, whose translation MHTSINTPFLLPLLFFTFISPLSSSLPQQHQHSHFIKHTLSPTPPPHPYIEITRPLTFTTPSCTLPLFTHNFANTYNLPPVSVPYSPPPLNCSWTHVVLHFNASCKGEQYDRIAAVWLDGAEILRTSTAEPTDDGIFWTVEKDITKYTSILVKENITLSVMLENIVNDVFTGVYHVNVIFLYYDVKNVTGIELGSNVDNPISMDVSELGSLDERPADLILPVSANGDNGFWFRIKSESGLYGQRVVIPRNAYKAVMEIYVSFHGNDEFWYSNPSDSYIEMNNLTTKRGHGAYREVLLKIDGILVGSFVPFPVVFTGGINPLFWEPVVSIGAFDLPSYDIDLTPFLGVLLDDKAHFLSLGVADSIPFWLVDGNLHLWVDDNCALPCEVQAKVLDYGTPKFNIERSSSFRGLDGSFEIEMKRKSEVSGWVNSTSGNLTTMVSREVKYKNKIKFYLNGTEKRVRQNVREETIVSVLSDTGSTISRTTMKKMYPLSMTTKNLPSSENGSYLMLTDLDHEWREKKSIGGSSISLTNHQKCSGWMVVQDHDVLSGGATTEQTYSYRDEVGCYSRIVSAANGTLMNDMASSLCAASL comes from the coding sequence ATGCACACTTCCATCAATACTCCTTTTCTCCTCCCCCTCCTCTTCTTCACCTTCATTTCCCCGCTTTCTTCTTCCCTACCACAACAACACCAGCATTCCCATTTCATCAAACACACCCTTTCCCCTACTCCACCTCCACATCCATACATAGAAATAACCCGCCCATTAACCTTCACTACTCCATCTTGCACACTTCCCCTATTCACCCACAACTTCGCTAACACATATAACCTTCCACCAGTCTCCGTCCCTTACTCCCCTCCTCCCCTCAATTGCTCGTGGACACATGTGGTTCTCCATTTCAACGCCTCCTGTAAAGGCGAGCAGTACGACCGTATCGCTGCTGTTTGGCTTGACGGCGCTGAGATACTCCGTACTAGCACTGCTGAGCCTACCGATGACGGGATTTTCTGGACAGTTGAAAAAGACATTACGAAGTACACTTCTATTCTTGTTAAGGAGAATATTACTCTGTCTGTTATGCTGGAAAATATTGTTAACGATGTTTTTACTGGGGTTTATCATGtgaatgttatttttttatactATGATGTTAAGAATGTTACTGGGATTGAATTGGGTAGTAACGTTGATAATCCGATTTCAATGGATGTGAGTGAACTGGGAAGTTTGGATGAGAGACCTGCGGATTTGATATTGCCAGTATCAGCAAATGGAGATAATGGATTTTGGTTTCGAATTAAGAGTGAATCGGGGTTGTATGGGCAGAGAGTTGTGATTCCTAGGAATGCTTACAAAGCTGTGATGGAGATTTATGTGTCGTTTCATGGGAATGATGAGTTTTGGTACTCAAATCCGTCGGATTCATATATAGAGATGAATAATTTGACCACGAAGAGAGGACATGGAGCGTATAGGGAAGTTTTGTTAAAGATAGATGGTATTTTGGTGGGATCTTTCGTACCATTTCCGGTTGTTTTCACAGGAGGAATCAATCCTTTGTTCTGGGAACCAGTGGTTTCAATTGGTGCCTTTGATCTTCCTTCTTATGATATTGATTTAACGCCGTTTTTGGGGGTTCTGCTTGATGATAAAGCTCACTTTTTGAGTCTTGGAGTGGCGGATAGTATACCATTTTGGTTAGTGGATGGGAATTTGCATCTATGGGTAGATGACAATTGCGCATTGCCATGTGAAGTTCAGGCTAAAGTTCTTGATTATGGTACGCCTAAGTTTAATATTGAACGATCCTCGAGCTTTCGAGGACTTGATGGGTCATTTGAGATTGAGATGAAGAGGAAGAGCGAGGTTTCGGGGTGGGTGAATTCAACTTCAGGAAACTTAACTACAATGGTTTCCagagaagtgaaatataagAATAAGATTAAGTTCTATCTTAATGGCACTGAAAAAAGGGTAAGACAGAATGTGAGAGAAGAGACTATAGTAAGTGTACTGTCTGATACAGGTAGCACGATTTCTCGGACAACTATGAAGAAGATGTATCCACTTAGTATGACCACTAAGAATTTGCCTTCATCGGAGAATGGTAGTTACTTGATGCTTACTGATTTAGACCATGAATGGAGGGAAAAGAAGTCCATTGGGGGTTCATCAATCTCCTTGACAAATCATCAGAAATGCAGCGGGTGGATGGTCGTTCAAGATCACGATGTTCTATCTGGTGGAGCCACCACTGAACAAACTTATTCTTATAGGGATGAAGTTGGTTGCTACTCTCGGATTGTTTCAGCTGCCAATGGAACGCTTATGAATGACATGGCAAGTAGTCTTTGTGCAGCTTCCTTATAG
- the LOC132051603 gene encoding eukaryotic translation initiation factor 2 subunit alpha homolog: protein MATNTPNLECRMYEAKYPEVDQAVMIQVKSMADSGAYVSLLEYNNIEGMILFSELSRRRIRSISSLIKVGRIEPVMVLRVDKEKGYIDLSKRRVSEEDISGCEERYNKSKLVHSIMRHVAETMGIDLEDLYVHVGWPLYRKYGHAFEAFKLVVSDPDSILNSLTREVKEIGPDGKEVTKVAPALTEEVKDALVKNIRRRMTPQPLKIRADIEMKCFQFDGVLHIKEAMRKAEAAGNDDCPVKIKLVAPPAYVLNTQTLDKEQGIAVLTKAIAACTEEIERHKGKLAVKEAPRAVSEREDKLLAEQMAKLGRENEEISGDEDSEEEEDTGMGEIDVENSGIGIRD from the exons ATGGCAACCAACACCCCAAATCTGGAATGCCGGATGTACGAAGCAAAATACCCAGAAGTAGACCAAGCAGTCATGATACAAGTCAAAAGCATGGCTGACAGTGGTGCTTACGTTTCCTTACTCGAATACAATAACATTGAAGGAATGATCCTTTTCTCTGAACTGTCACGTCGTCGTATTAGGAGTATTTCTAGCCTCATTAAAGTTGGCCGTATTGAGCCAGTTATGGTGCTTAGGGTTGATAAGGAAAAGGGTTATATTGATCTGAGTAAAAGAAGGGTTTCTGAAGAAGATATATCGGGTTGTGAAGAGAGGTATAATAAGAGTAAACTTGTTCATTCTATTATGCGTCATGTTGCTGAAACTATGGGAATTGATCTTGAg GACTTGTACGTTCATGTAGGTTGGCCATtatacagaaaatatggtcATGCTTTTGAG GCATTCAAATTGGTTGTCAGTGATCCAGATTCAATTCTTAATTCCCTCACACGTGAAGTTAAAGAAATTGGCCCTGATGGGAAGGAG GTAACTAAGGTTGCTCCTGCTTTAACTGAGGAAGTTAAAGATGCATTAGTCAAGAATATTAGGAGGAGAATGACTCCACAGCCTCTGAAGATTCGAGCAGATATTGAGATGAAATGTTTTCAGTTTGATGGCGTTCTTCACATTAAG GAAGCTATGCGTAAAGCTGAAGCTGCTGGTAATGATGATTGTCCTGTTAAAATTAAACTTGTTGCTCCTCCAGCATATGTGCTCAATACTCAGACTCTTGACAAG GAGCAAGGCATAGCAGTCCTTACTAAAGCAATTGCAGCTTGCACCGAGGAAATAGAGCGTCACAAAGGAAAACTTGCTGTCAAGGAGGCTCCGAGAGCG GTAAGTGAACGGGAAGACAAATTGCTTGCCGAACAGATGGCTAAGCTCGGTCGCGAAAATGAGGAGATCAGTGGTGATGAAGATAGTGAAGAGGAGGAAGATACAGGGATGGGAGAAATTGATGTGGAGAACTCAGGAATTGGAATTAGAGATTAA